In a single window of the Candidatus Flexicrinis proximus genome:
- a CDS encoding MoaD/ThiS family protein — MERLHATRSFYQSSSKFFPELQQGVRVEGATAAEIVSALDRRYPGLATYVVDERGALRKHVNIFVDQEMVSDRQHLQDAVGQDQVVFIMQALSGG; from the coding sequence ATGGAGCGACTCCATGCCACACGTTCGTTTTACCAGTCATCTTCAAAATTCTTTCCCGAACTCCAGCAGGGTGTCCGCGTCGAAGGCGCCACCGCCGCGGAGATTGTCTCCGCGCTGGATCGCCGCTATCCCGGTCTCGCCACCTATGTCGTCGATGAGCGCGGCGCGCTCCGCAAGCACGTCAATATCTTTGTCGATCAGGAAATGGTCTCCGACCGCCAGCACCTTCAGGATGCCGTCGGCCAGGATCAGGTCGTTTTTATCATGCAGGCGCTTTCAGGGGGATGA
- a CDS encoding Gfo/Idh/MocA family oxidoreductase, with translation MTDKIRWGILSTANIGRKRVVPAMQLCKHGVVAAVASRNVEAAREYANELKIPKAYGSYEALLADPDIDAIYNPLPNSMHAEWSIKCAEAGKPTLCEKPLASDAAEAQTMVDAFAARGVPFAEAFMYRFHPQTGLVKQLLDDGAIGELVMVNAAFSFRIREEDNIRLSKALAGGALMDVGCYCVNVTRLMAGAEPISVKAMQRTGVVSGVDEVLTGVMAFASGVLAHFDCSLRANFTHTYQLRGTTGKILVEEGFVVPPDHPSTVRVTETNAAGAETTREIRVAPANSYTLMADDFAQALIDGRAPRWKPQDGVENMRVIDQLYASAAQ, from the coding sequence ATGACCGACAAAATCCGCTGGGGAATCCTGAGTACGGCGAACATTGGACGGAAGCGCGTCGTCCCGGCGATGCAGCTGTGCAAACACGGCGTGGTGGCGGCGGTGGCGAGCCGGAACGTGGAGGCTGCACGCGAATACGCCAACGAACTCAAGATCCCGAAGGCGTATGGCAGTTACGAAGCGCTGTTGGCCGACCCGGACATCGACGCGATATATAACCCGCTGCCGAACAGCATGCATGCCGAATGGAGCATCAAATGCGCAGAAGCCGGTAAACCGACGCTGTGCGAGAAACCGCTGGCCAGCGATGCGGCCGAGGCGCAGACGATGGTAGACGCGTTCGCGGCGCGCGGCGTGCCGTTCGCCGAGGCGTTCATGTACCGCTTCCACCCGCAGACGGGTCTGGTCAAGCAGCTGCTGGACGATGGGGCGATCGGCGAACTGGTTATGGTGAATGCCGCGTTCAGCTTCAGAATCCGTGAGGAAGACAATATCCGGCTGAGTAAGGCGCTGGCTGGCGGCGCGCTGATGGACGTGGGGTGCTACTGTGTCAACGTGACACGGCTGATGGCCGGCGCGGAGCCGATTTCGGTTAAGGCGATGCAGCGCACCGGGGTTGTTTCCGGCGTGGACGAGGTGCTGACGGGGGTGATGGCGTTCGCGAGCGGGGTGCTTGCCCACTTCGACTGCTCGCTGCGGGCGAATTTCACGCATACGTATCAACTGCGCGGAACGACCGGGAAGATCCTGGTTGAAGAAGGGTTTGTCGTCCCGCCCGATCATCCGTCGACCGTGCGGGTGACGGAGACGAACGCCGCCGGCGCGGAGACGACGCGCGAAATCCGGGTGGCGCCGGCGAACTCGTATACGCTGATGGCGGATGACTTCGCGCAGGCGTTGATTGACGGGCGGGCGCCGCGATGGAAGCCGCAGGACGGCGTGGAGAACATGCGGGTGATCGACCAGCTTTACGCGTCGGCAGCACAGTAG
- a CDS encoding DUF2249 domain-containing protein: MQQLDVRTITPRHRHEIIFDVFDNLPEGQGFELVNDHAPTPLYYQFLHERADKFTWTYLEEGPEVWRVLIVHTGNGN; the protein is encoded by the coding sequence ATGCAACAACTCGATGTCCGTACCATTACACCACGCCACCGCCACGAGATCATTTTCGACGTTTTCGACAATCTGCCGGAAGGTCAGGGCTTCGAACTGGTCAACGACCATGCACCGACTCCGCTGTATTACCAATTCCTGCATGAGCGCGCGGACAAGTTCACATGGACGTACCTTGAAGAGGGACCAGAGGTGTGGCGCGTGCTGATAGTGCACACGGGGAACGGAAACTAG
- a CDS encoding cupin domain-containing protein — protein MDALYQLVADTKALIESIPPDSIVSRTFHKDEHLRAIVFGFDRGQELSEHTSAYAAIIQIISGEASVTAGGDRHELQAGSWLYMTPKLKHSVVAKTPLVMLLTMFGGE, from the coding sequence ATGGACGCCTTATACCAACTGGTGGCGGACACCAAAGCACTGATCGAGTCAATACCGCCGGACAGTATCGTGAGCCGGACGTTCCACAAGGACGAACATCTGCGCGCAATCGTGTTCGGGTTTGACCGCGGTCAGGAGCTTTCTGAACACACGTCGGCCTATGCCGCGATCATCCAGATCATTTCCGGCGAGGCGAGCGTCACGGCCGGCGGGGACCGGCATGAACTGCAGGCCGGAAGCTGGCTGTATATGACGCCAAAGCTGAAGCACAGCGTGGTGGCGAAAACGCCGCTGGTGATGCTGCTGACGATGTTCGGCGGGGAATGA